One Streptomyces sp. R28 DNA window includes the following coding sequences:
- a CDS encoding alkaline phosphatase — protein MTGVSGSVSPDRRRFLTAGAAVLGAAASAQLWLPTVARAAETPLPEGVFSLGVASGDPLPDGIVLWTRLAPDPLNGGGMPDQVVSVEWELAEDERFRKPVRRGVAQARPELGHSVHVDVRRLRPGRTYWYRFRASGQLSPTGRTRTAPHPHSSGGRLRMALASCQNWQHGYFTPYADMLAQDPDFVLFVGDYIYESTPSATGVRRHEGTGEPYSLVQYRNRYAQYRTDPDLAAMHANAPWVVTFDDHEVDNDFAGEIPQDPGKQPHDAFVARLAAAYQAYYEHMPVRASAIPTGPHIQMYRRLEFGRLARLSVLDTRQYRSDQATSQEGAQDPALTMLGAEQKQWLIDGLHDSPARWNMIGSQIMMAETDLQVGEGKLWYYDAWDGYQVERDALMQELKQVRNPVVFTGDRHLTMISDLKEDYADPESDVVGAEFVGTSISSNGDQDQAAFHQEWDPRVPDNPHWKLLDAHRGYHLFDIRRDGIDAQVRIVDTVRQQTATPSTLANLRVEAGEPGVEVV, from the coding sequence ATGACCGGTGTTTCCGGATCCGTATCGCCCGACCGACGTCGCTTTCTGACCGCGGGCGCCGCGGTGCTCGGCGCCGCGGCCTCCGCCCAGCTGTGGCTGCCGACCGTCGCCCGAGCCGCCGAAACACCGCTGCCCGAAGGCGTGTTCAGCCTCGGTGTCGCCTCCGGTGACCCGCTTCCCGACGGCATCGTGCTGTGGACGCGCCTTGCCCCGGACCCGCTGAACGGCGGGGGCATGCCCGACCAGGTGGTGTCGGTCGAGTGGGAGCTCGCCGAGGACGAGCGGTTCAGAAAGCCGGTGCGCCGCGGTGTCGCCCAGGCCCGGCCCGAGCTGGGACACAGCGTCCACGTGGACGTACGGCGGCTGCGCCCCGGCCGCACGTACTGGTACCGCTTCCGCGCGAGCGGCCAGCTCTCGCCCACCGGCCGCACCCGCACCGCGCCCCACCCGCACAGCTCCGGCGGCCGACTGCGCATGGCGCTGGCCTCCTGCCAGAACTGGCAGCACGGCTACTTCACGCCGTACGCCGACATGCTGGCCCAGGACCCCGACTTCGTTCTCTTCGTCGGCGACTACATCTACGAGTCGACGCCGTCGGCGACGGGCGTGCGCCGGCACGAGGGCACGGGTGAGCCGTACAGCCTGGTCCAGTACCGCAACCGGTACGCCCAGTACCGCACCGACCCGGACCTCGCCGCGATGCACGCGAACGCGCCCTGGGTGGTCACCTTCGACGACCACGAGGTCGACAACGACTTCGCCGGCGAGATCCCGCAGGATCCGGGCAAGCAGCCGCACGACGCGTTCGTGGCCCGGCTGGCCGCGGCCTACCAGGCGTACTACGAGCACATGCCGGTCCGCGCGAGCGCCATCCCTACGGGTCCGCACATCCAGATGTACCGCCGCCTGGAGTTCGGCCGGCTGGCCCGGCTCAGCGTGCTGGACACCCGGCAGTACCGCAGCGACCAGGCCACCAGCCAGGAAGGCGCCCAGGACCCCGCGCTCACCATGCTCGGCGCCGAGCAGAAGCAGTGGCTGATCGACGGGCTGCACGACTCGCCGGCCCGCTGGAACATGATCGGTTCGCAGATCATGATGGCCGAGACCGACCTCCAGGTCGGCGAGGGCAAGCTCTGGTACTACGACGCCTGGGACGGCTACCAGGTCGAACGAGACGCCCTGATGCAGGAGTTGAAGCAGGTCCGCAACCCGGTCGTGTTCACCGGCGATCGTCACCTGACCATGATCAGCGACCTCAAGGAGGACTACGCAGACCCGGAGTCCGACGTCGTGGGCGCCGAGTTCGTGGGGACGTCCATCTCCAGCAACGGCGACCAGGACCAGGCCGCCTTCCACCAGGAGTGGGACCCGCGCGTGCCGGACAACCCGCACTGGAAGCTGCTCGATGCCCACCGCGGCTACCACCTCTTCGACATCCGCCGTGACGGCATCGACGCGCAGGTGCGGATCGTGGACACGGTGCGCCAGCAGACGGCTACGCCGAGCACACTGGCGAACCTGCGGGTCGAGGCGGGAGAGCCGGGCGTCGAGGTCGTGTAG
- a CDS encoding VCBS repeat-containing protein, which yields MNRRKGTWRTGLAVVMAVTGAAVLPAAHAAGDTPSAAAKPQDDFNGDGYADLAVAAPEATVDGKTRAGYVAVVYGSPSGLNTASKQVISQNTAGVTDSAETEDQFGSAVGTADLDRDGYADLIVGATGEDSVEGGAETGLVQVVWGGANGLSGGAALAYGHDTYDRLSAKDQLTVGDVNGDGASDLVVVESLTKLRVIKGPFGRDGSASGGEQIVRDDSDPRFLDLATGDVNGDGIDDVVGAMNDGDEYDHRRITYWRGTTDGLAEKIVLEDSRGFWVQGESLDLGDVNGDGYDDIVAGRSVDGYDSDLDTPLPRGGRVGFVPGGADGPVVSKAIYVNQDSAGVPGAAERADGFGSDVSVADVNGDGYADVSTGVPGEDFDGLSNAGGTIVLRGSASGLTGTGATGVNQDTTGVPGAAEANDAFGRTTHLVDANHDGRAELVVGAPGENANAGSVWVFKSTSAGITPTGSFTFGAGTLGTVAANAKLGSGFNS from the coding sequence ATGAACAGGCGCAAGGGAACCTGGCGCACGGGACTCGCCGTCGTCATGGCGGTGACGGGAGCGGCCGTGCTGCCCGCCGCCCACGCCGCCGGGGACACCCCGTCGGCCGCGGCGAAGCCCCAGGACGACTTCAACGGCGACGGCTACGCCGACCTCGCCGTGGCGGCGCCCGAGGCGACCGTCGACGGGAAGACGCGCGCCGGGTACGTCGCCGTGGTGTACGGCTCGCCGAGCGGGCTCAACACCGCCTCCAAGCAGGTCATCAGCCAGAACACGGCCGGCGTCACCGACTCCGCCGAGACCGAGGACCAGTTCGGCAGCGCGGTCGGCACCGCCGACCTCGACCGGGACGGGTACGCGGACCTGATCGTCGGCGCCACCGGTGAGGACTCCGTCGAGGGCGGTGCCGAGACCGGGCTCGTGCAGGTCGTCTGGGGCGGGGCGAACGGGCTGTCCGGCGGCGCCGCGCTGGCGTACGGGCACGACACCTACGACCGGCTCAGCGCCAAGGACCAGCTCACCGTCGGCGATGTGAACGGTGACGGGGCGAGTGACCTGGTCGTCGTGGAGAGCCTCACCAAGTTGCGAGTCATCAAGGGCCCCTTCGGGCGCGACGGTTCCGCGAGCGGTGGAGAGCAGATCGTCCGGGACGACTCCGACCCCCGCTTCCTGGACCTGGCCACCGGTGACGTGAACGGTGACGGCATCGACGACGTCGTCGGCGCCATGAACGACGGCGACGAGTACGACCACCGCCGCATCACGTACTGGCGGGGCACGACGGACGGTCTCGCGGAGAAGATCGTGCTGGAGGACAGCCGGGGCTTTTGGGTGCAGGGCGAGTCCCTCGACCTCGGTGACGTGAACGGCGACGGCTACGACGACATCGTCGCGGGCCGCTCCGTCGACGGCTACGACAGCGACCTCGACACCCCGCTCCCCAGGGGCGGCCGGGTCGGTTTCGTCCCCGGCGGCGCCGACGGCCCCGTCGTGAGCAAGGCGATATACGTCAACCAGGACAGTGCCGGAGTCCCGGGCGCCGCGGAGCGCGCCGACGGCTTCGGTTCCGACGTCTCGGTCGCCGACGTCAACGGCGACGGGTACGCCGATGTCTCCACGGGCGTGCCCGGCGAGGACTTCGACGGGCTGAGCAACGCCGGCGGCACCATCGTGCTGCGCGGCAGCGCGAGCGGTCTGACCGGCACCGGCGCCACGGGGGTCAACCAGGACACCACCGGCGTGCCGGGCGCGGCGGAGGCCAACGACGCCTTCGGCCGCACCACCCACCTCGTGGACGCCAACCACGACGGCCGCGCCGAACTCGTCGTCGGCGCACCGGGGGAGAACGCGAACGCCGGGTCGGTGTGGGTGTTCAAGTCCACGTCGGCCGGGATCACCCCGACCGGCTCGTTCACCTTCGGGGCCGGCACCCTCGGCACGGTCGCGGCGAACGCGAAGCTGGGCTCCGGGTTCAACTCCTGA